The [Clostridium] celerecrescens 18A genomic sequence GTGCCCTTAAGCAGCCGGAATCCTGATATTGATGAATTAGGAGCCGGAAAGGCACGTATCGTTCTGCTTAATAAATCCGATCTTGCGGATGAACGCTGCAACAGCGCCTGGGAGGCTTATTTTGAAGCCAAGGGCTGCCACGTTGTCAAGGTAAATTCCAAGAGCGGGGCTGGATTAAAGCAGATTAACGGTGTAGTTCAGGAGGCATGCAAGGAGAAAATAGAACGTGACCGCAGAAGAGGAATTTTAAACCGTCCGGTGAGAGCCATGGTGGTTGGAATTCCCAATGTGGGAAAGTCTACCTTTATCAATTCCTTTGCAGGAAAAGCATGTGCAAAAACAGGAAACAGACCGGGAGTGACAAAAGGGAATCAATGGATCAGGCTTAATAAGAGCTTAGAGCTTCTTGATACCCCCGGTATTTTGTGGCCGAAATTTGAGGATCAGCAGGTGGGAATCAGGCTTGCTCTCATTGGATCTGTTAATGATGAGATATTGAATAAGGATGAACTGGCAATGGAACTCATCCGTTTCCTGACAAAAAAATATCCCAGAGTTCTATCTGAAAGATATGGAATAGAAACAGAAGATGCCCTTGAGGCATTAATGCAGGTAGCACAGGCCAGGGCCTGTCTTGCAAAAGGCGGAGAACTGGACCTGGTAAAAGCTTCGAATCTTTTAATCGATGATTTCAGAAGCGGAAAGCTGGGTCGGATGACTCTGGAACTTCCTGCGCAATAACCAAAATTAAAAGAAAGGGTTTTGCTTTTTGGAAAAAGAGCAAGACCCTGTTTTTCAATCAAAACATGGGAGCATAAAGAAATGAGAAAATTAACAGAAGAAAAGCTTCAGGCGGAACAGGAGCGCCTGGAAAAAATGAAAGAGTTTGAACGTCAATATGAGGATCATATCCTGGTCTGCGGTATCGATGAGGCTGGACGCGGACCTCTCGCAGGGCCGGTGGTAGCCGGTGCGGTGATCTTGCCCAGGGCTTGCGAAATCCTTTTTTTAAATGATTCAAAAAAGCTGTCAGAGAAACGGCGGGAAGCCCTTTTTGAAGAGATTCAGGAAAAAGCCTCCGCTTTTGCAGTCGGAGTGGTCGGAGCAGACCGGATCGATGAAATAAATATCCTGCAGGCTACCTATGAAGCGATGAGGCTTGCCATAGGCGAATTAGGAGCAGAGCCGGAAGTCTTTTTAAATGATGCGGTTACGATCCCGGGAATTACCGCTTCCCAGGTTCCTATTATCAAGGGAGATTCAAAGAGCGTGTCAATTGCCGCTGCAAGCATTATGGCAAAAGTGACCAGGGATCATATGATGGAGGAATATGAAAAATTGTTTCCCGAATATGGTTTTGCAAAGCATAAGGGATATGGAACGGCAGCTCATATTCATGCTCTAAAGGAATTTGGCCCATGTCCCATTCACAGACGCAGCTTTATCAAGAATTTTGTGGGAGGTTGTATTTGAAGAACAATCGGGAGATTGGAAATGAATTTGAAGATGCGGCCGCCGCATATCTGGAAAGTAAAGGATATGTTATATTAGAACGGAATTTTGGAGACCGTAAGGGAGAAATTGATATTATCGCAAAGGATGGAAAGGAACTCGTCTTTATTGAGGTAAAGTACCGGCGGAATCTGGAAAAAGGAGATCCGGCGGAAGCAGTCCATTTTTCGAAGCAGAGGAAAATCAGGGATGCTGCCAAAAGATATTTGTACCGGTGCCATCTGGGAGAGGACATTCCCTGCCGGTTTGATGTGGTGGCTATCCTGGGACAGGAAATCCGGCTGATTAAAGACGCATTTTAAACAAAGGTGTGATGGAAGATATGTGGAAGCGAAAAGCTAGTGTTACAGGAATGGATTATAAGACAGTGGAAAAGGTACCTTATTTGTCCTTCCCTGTTTTAGAAAGAACTGGGTTAGTGAAGCAGGGGTTTTCAACAAAACTGGGTGGCGTCAGCCAGGGTAAGTTTGCTACTATGAATTTTACATTTACCAGAGGAGATAATCGGTCGCATGTTTTGGAAAACTACCATAGGATGGGAAAGGCCCTGGGAGTCGATGTGGAGCGGATGGTTTTATCCTATCAAACCCATACCACCAATGTACGGCTGGTAACAGAAGAGGATGCGGGGAAGGGAATCGTAAAGGAACGGGATTATGAGGATGTGGATGGATTGATCACCAATATTCCTGGAATTACCCTGGTCACCTTTTATGCAGATTGCGTGCCCCTTTATTTTCTGGATCCAATCCATCAGGCCATTGGGCTGAGCCACTCCGGCTGGAGAGGAACCGTGAAACGTATGGGGGAAGTTACGGTTAAGAAAATGGAGGAAGCCTTTGGAACGAAGGCAGAGGATGTGATCGCCTGCATCGGCCCCAGCATTTGTAAGGAATGTTATGAGGTGGGAATCGAAGTGGCCCAGGAGTTTATGAAAGGGTTCGATAAAAAGCATTGGGGCGATATCTTATCTGAAAAGACAGATGGAAAATATTTGCTGGATCTTTGGCGGGCGAATGAAATTGTGCTGCTGGAATCAGGGATAAAGCAGGAAAACATACAGGTTACGGATATCTGCACCCATTGTAATTCCGATCTTTTATTTTCCCACCGGACGACCGGGAATGAGAGAGGGAATCTGGCGGCATTTCTAGGGATTGCAGAAAAGACCAAAGGTATATGATACACTTGATTGTTTATCATTCATAAGTTCAAAAAAGTGAGATGCTGCAAAACAGCAGCATCTCACTTTTTGGTTAAAATGAAGAGGAACCTTACACCCTTTTGCGTTTACATATGCAGGGTATATTCTTATGCCCGATATTTTTTTAACAAATTCTGGATTTTCTCTGTAGAAGAAAGGGCTGTACTTATGGGCAC encodes the following:
- the ylqF gene encoding ribosome biogenesis GTPase YlqF, whose amino-acid sequence is MNIQWYPGHMTKAKRAMKEDIKLIDLIIELVDARVPLSSRNPDIDELGAGKARIVLLNKSDLADERCNSAWEAYFEAKGCHVVKVNSKSGAGLKQINGVVQEACKEKIERDRRRGILNRPVRAMVVGIPNVGKSTFINSFAGKACAKTGNRPGVTKGNQWIRLNKSLELLDTPGILWPKFEDQQVGIRLALIGSVNDEILNKDELAMELIRFLTKKYPRVLSERYGIETEDALEALMQVAQARACLAKGGELDLVKASNLLIDDFRSGKLGRMTLELPAQ
- a CDS encoding ribonuclease HII, with protein sequence MRKLTEEKLQAEQERLEKMKEFERQYEDHILVCGIDEAGRGPLAGPVVAGAVILPRACEILFLNDSKKLSEKRREALFEEIQEKASAFAVGVVGADRIDEINILQATYEAMRLAIGELGAEPEVFLNDAVTIPGITASQVPIIKGDSKSVSIAAASIMAKVTRDHMMEEYEKLFPEYGFAKHKGYGTAAHIHALKEFGPCPIHRRSFIKNFVGGCI
- a CDS encoding YraN family protein, producing MSHSQTQLYQEFCGRLYLKNNREIGNEFEDAAAAYLESKGYVILERNFGDRKGEIDIIAKDGKELVFIEVKYRRNLEKGDPAEAVHFSKQRKIRDAAKRYLYRCHLGEDIPCRFDVVAILGQEIRLIKDAF
- the pgeF gene encoding peptidoglycan editing factor PgeF, giving the protein MEDMWKRKASVTGMDYKTVEKVPYLSFPVLERTGLVKQGFSTKLGGVSQGKFATMNFTFTRGDNRSHVLENYHRMGKALGVDVERMVLSYQTHTTNVRLVTEEDAGKGIVKERDYEDVDGLITNIPGITLVTFYADCVPLYFLDPIHQAIGLSHSGWRGTVKRMGEVTVKKMEEAFGTKAEDVIACIGPSICKECYEVGIEVAQEFMKGFDKKHWGDILSEKTDGKYLLDLWRANEIVLLESGIKQENIQVTDICTHCNSDLLFSHRTTGNERGNLAAFLGIAEKTKGI